From one Paenibacillus sp. FSL K6-1330 genomic stretch:
- a CDS encoding YlzJ-like family protein has product MIWYSVMPLDPIGMLQGEQAAVTSREVRVEGILMEVEPMAEDQAKIVRLLDCGLQDYLNPRYAPGAMIRYIPTVENEAKG; this is encoded by the coding sequence ATGATATGGTACAGCGTCATGCCATTGGATCCGATCGGGATGCTGCAAGGGGAACAGGCAGCCGTCACGTCCAGGGAAGTTCGGGTTGAAGGAATACTAATGGAAGTTGAACCTATGGCAGAGGATCAGGCGAAAATTGTCCGTTTACTCGATTGCGGGCTTCAAGATTACTTGAATCCACGCTACGCTCCGGGGGCAATGATTCGCTATATTCCGACGGTTGAAAATGAGGCTAAAGGCTGA